A stretch of the Deinococcus reticulitermitis genome encodes the following:
- a CDS encoding response regulator: MKPSNDQQQLRHYLAPDEGGVLPVQFLLVEDSEPDVMLTQEVFEQEGMLGQLHVVRDGAEALDFLYRRAPYERAPRPDVILLDINMPRMGGLEVLARIKTDPDLMTIPVFMLTTSQAEEDILRSYEGHAASYVVKPLEFSEFQQAVQAMNRFMQNLVRLPRR, encoded by the coding sequence ATGAAACCGTCCAACGATCAGCAGCAGCTCCGGCACTACCTGGCCCCCGACGAGGGCGGGGTGCTGCCCGTCCAGTTCCTGCTCGTCGAGGACAGCGAGCCCGACGTCATGCTGACCCAGGAAGTCTTCGAGCAGGAGGGCATGCTCGGTCAACTTCATGTGGTGCGTGACGGGGCCGAGGCGCTTGATTTCCTGTACCGCCGCGCTCCTTACGAGCGGGCGCCGCGCCCCGACGTGATCTTGCTCGACATCAACATGCCGCGTATGGGCGGGCTCGAGGTGCTCGCCCGCATCAAGACCGACCCCGACCTGATGACCATCCCGGTGTTTATGCTCACGACGAGTCAGGCCGAAGAAGACATCCTGCGCTCCTACGAGGGCCACGCGGCGAGCTACGTGGTCAAGCCGCTGGAATTTTCTGAGTTCCAGCAAGCGGTGCAGGCAATGAACCGCTTTATGCAGAACCTGGTGCGTCTCCCCCGCCGCTGA